Proteins encoded together in one Streptomyces sp. B1I3 window:
- the gyrB gene encoding DNA topoisomerase (ATP-hydrolyzing) subunit B: protein MLCQKGRFVADSGNPNENISSTAGEHGEVTASYDASAITVLEGLDAVRKRPGMYIGSTGERGLHHLVQEVVDNSVDEAMAGHADTIDVTILADGGVRVIDNGRGIPVGIVPSEGKPAVEVVLTVLHAGGKFGGGGYAVSGGLHGVGVSVVNALSTRVSVEVRTDGYRWTQDYKLGVPTAPLARHEATEETGTTVTFWADGDVFETTDYSFETLSRRFQEMAFLNKGLTLKLTDEREAAKATVGADSAAAVDVPDEESTRTVTYHYENGIVDFVKYLNSRKGDLIHQSVIDIEAEDKERLLSAEIAMQWNTQYTEGVYSFANAIHTHEGGTHEEGFRAALTSLVNRYARDKKLLREKDDNLTGEDVREGLTAIISVKLGEPQFEGQTKTKLGNTEAKTFVQKVVHEQLTDWFDRNPNEAADIIRKGIAASTARVAARKARDLTRRKGLLESASLPGKLSDCQSNDPTKCEIFIVEGDSAGGSAKSGRNPMYQAILPIRGKILNVEKARIDKILQNTEVQALISAFGTGVHEDFDIEKLRYHKIILMADADVDGQHINTLLLTFLFRFMRPLVESGHVYLSRPPLYKIKWGRDDFEYAYSDRERDALVELGKQSGKRIREDSIQRFKGLGEMNAEELRITTMDQDHRVLGQVTLDDAAQADDLFSVLMGEDVEARRSFIQRNAKDVRFLDI from the coding sequence GTGCTGTGCCAGAAAGGGCGCTTCGTGGCCGATTCCGGCAACCCCAACGAGAACATTTCCTCCACAGCCGGTGAGCACGGCGAGGTAACCGCCTCGTACGACGCCAGCGCGATCACGGTCCTCGAAGGCCTGGACGCGGTCCGCAAGCGACCTGGCATGTACATCGGCTCGACCGGTGAGCGCGGTCTCCACCACCTCGTGCAGGAGGTCGTCGACAACTCGGTCGACGAGGCGATGGCCGGGCACGCGGACACCATCGACGTCACGATCCTCGCCGACGGCGGGGTGCGCGTGATCGACAACGGCCGCGGTATCCCGGTCGGTATCGTGCCGTCCGAAGGCAAGCCGGCCGTCGAGGTCGTGCTCACCGTCCTGCACGCGGGCGGAAAGTTCGGCGGCGGCGGATACGCCGTCTCCGGTGGTCTGCACGGCGTCGGTGTGTCCGTCGTCAACGCCCTGTCCACACGGGTCTCCGTCGAGGTCAGGACGGACGGCTACCGCTGGACCCAGGACTACAAGCTCGGCGTCCCGACCGCCCCGCTGGCCCGCCACGAGGCCACGGAGGAAACGGGGACGACCGTCACCTTCTGGGCCGACGGCGACGTCTTCGAGACGACCGACTACTCCTTCGAGACGCTCTCACGCCGCTTCCAGGAGATGGCGTTCCTCAACAAGGGACTCACCCTCAAGCTCACGGACGAGCGCGAGGCGGCGAAGGCCACGGTGGGCGCGGACAGCGCCGCGGCGGTCGACGTCCCCGACGAGGAGTCGACCCGCACGGTCACGTACCACTACGAGAACGGCATCGTCGACTTCGTCAAGTACCTCAACTCCCGCAAGGGTGACCTGATTCACCAGTCCGTGATCGACATCGAGGCCGAGGACAAGGAGCGACTCCTCTCGGCCGAGATCGCCATGCAGTGGAACACGCAGTACACGGAGGGCGTCTACTCCTTCGCCAACGCGATCCACACGCACGAGGGCGGTACGCACGAGGAGGGCTTCCGTGCGGCGCTGACCTCGCTGGTCAACCGGTACGCGCGTGACAAGAAGCTGCTGCGCGAGAAGGACGACAACCTCACCGGTGAGGACGTCCGCGAGGGTCTGACGGCGATCATCTCGGTCAAGCTGGGCGAGCCGCAGTTCGAGGGCCAGACGAAGACCAAGCTGGGCAACACGGAGGCCAAGACCTTCGTGCAGAAGGTCGTGCACGAGCAGCTGACGGACTGGTTCGACCGGAACCCCAACGAGGCCGCCGACATCATCCGCAAGGGCATCGCGGCGTCGACCGCCCGGGTGGCGGCCCGCAAGGCCCGCGACCTGACGCGCCGCAAGGGGCTCCTGGAGAGCGCCTCGCTGCCCGGCAAGCTGAGCGACTGCCAGTCCAACGACCCGACGAAGTGCGAGATCTTCATCGTCGAGGGTGACTCCGCCGGTGGTTCGGCGAAGTCCGGCCGTAACCCGATGTACCAGGCGATCCTGCCGATCCGAGGCAAGATCCTGAACGTCGAGAAGGCCCGGATCGACAAGATCCTGCAGAACACCGAGGTCCAGGCACTCATCTCCGCCTTCGGTACCGGTGTCCACGAGGACTTCGACATCGAGAAGCTCCGCTATCACAAGATCATTCTGATGGCGGACGCCGACGTCGACGGCCAGCACATCAACACCCTGCTGCTGACGTTCCTGTTCCGGTTCATGCGACCGCTGGTGGAGTCCGGGCACGTGTATCTCTCGCGCCCGCCGCTCTACAAGATCAAGTGGGGCCGTGACGACTTCGAGTACGCGTACTCGGACCGTGAGCGGGACGCGCTGGTGGAGCTCGGCAAGCAGAGCGGCAAGCGGATCAGGGAGGACTCGATCCAGCGCTTCAAGGGTCTCGGTGAGATGAACGCCGAGGAGCTGCGCATCACGACGATGGACCAGGACCACCGTGTTCTCGGCCAGGTGACGCTGGACGACGCGGCACAGGCCGACGACCTGTTCTCCGTGCTGATGGGCGAGGACGTCGAGGCGCGGCGTTCGTTCATCCAGCGCAACGCCAAGGACGTCCGCTTCCTCGACATCTGA
- the gyrA gene encoding DNA gyrase subunit A has product MADENTPVMPEEEPPVPGVGMRVEPVGLETEMQRSYLDYAMSVIVSRALPDVRDGLKPVHRRVLYAMYDGGYRPEKGFYKCARVVGDVMGTYHPHGDSSIYDALVRLAQHWSMRMPLVDSNGNFGSPGNDPAAAMRYTECKMMPLSMEMVRDIDEETVDFKDNYDGRNQEPVVLPARFPNLLINGSAGIAVGMATNIPPHNLREVAAGAQWYLEHPEASHEELLDALLERIKGPDFPTGALVVGRKGIEEAYRTGRGSITMRAVVAVEEIQGRQCLVVTELPYQTNPDNLAQKIADLVKDGKIGGIADVRDETSSRTGQRLVVVLKRDAVAKVVLNNLYKHTDLQTNFGANMLALVDGVPRTLSIDAFIRHWVTHQIEVIVRRTRFRLRKAEERAHILRGLLKALDAIDEVIALIRRSNTVEIAREGLMGLLEIDEIQANAILEMQLRRLAALEHQKITAEHDELQAKINEYNAILASPERQRTIVSEELAAIVDKFGDDRRSKLVPFDGDMSIEDLIAEEDIVVTISRGGYVKRTKTDDYRSQKRGGKGVRGTKLREDDIVDHFFVSTTHHWLLFFTNKGRVYRAKAYELPDAGRDARGQHVANLLAFQPDEQIAQILAIRDYEAAPYLILATKGGLVKKTALKDYDSPRSGGVIAINLRETQDGSDDELIGAELVSADDDLLLISRKAQSIRFTATDDSLRPMGRATSGVKGMSFREGDELLSMNVVRPGTFVFTATDGGYAKRTAVDEYRVQGRGGLGIKAAKIVEDRGSLVGALVVEETDEILAITLGGGVIRTRVNEVRETGRDTMGVQLINLGKRDAVVGIARNAEAGREAEEVDGTDEAEGATVEAHAENVVEGTVEGTEPSAGEHEE; this is encoded by the coding sequence ATGGCCGACGAGAACACCCCTGTGATGCCCGAAGAGGAGCCCCCCGTCCCGGGCGTGGGCATGCGCGTGGAGCCCGTGGGGCTCGAGACGGAGATGCAGCGCTCCTACCTCGACTACGCGATGTCCGTCATCGTCTCGCGCGCGCTGCCCGACGTGCGGGACGGTCTGAAGCCCGTCCACCGCCGGGTGCTGTACGCGATGTACGACGGCGGCTACCGGCCCGAAAAGGGCTTCTACAAGTGCGCCCGCGTCGTCGGTGACGTGATGGGCACGTACCACCCGCACGGCGACTCCTCGATCTACGACGCGCTCGTGCGCCTCGCGCAGCACTGGTCGATGCGCATGCCGCTGGTGGACTCCAACGGCAACTTCGGTTCTCCGGGCAATGACCCGGCCGCGGCGATGCGGTACACCGAGTGCAAGATGATGCCGCTGTCCATGGAGATGGTCCGGGACATCGACGAGGAGACCGTCGATTTCAAGGACAACTACGACGGCCGCAACCAGGAGCCGGTGGTTCTCCCGGCGCGCTTCCCGAACCTGCTGATCAACGGGTCTGCGGGCATCGCGGTCGGTATGGCCACCAACATCCCGCCGCACAACCTGCGCGAGGTCGCCGCCGGTGCGCAGTGGTACCTCGAGCACCCGGAGGCCTCGCACGAGGAGCTTCTGGACGCACTGCTCGAGCGGATCAAGGGCCCGGACTTCCCGACGGGCGCACTCGTCGTGGGCCGCAAGGGCATCGAGGAGGCGTACCGCACGGGCCGTGGCTCGATCACGATGCGCGCGGTCGTGGCGGTCGAGGAGATCCAGGGCCGGCAGTGCCTGGTGGTCACGGAGCTTCCCTACCAGACCAACCCCGACAACCTCGCGCAGAAGATCGCCGACCTGGTGAAGGACGGCAAGATCGGCGGGATCGCGGACGTGCGGGACGAGACGTCCTCGCGCACCGGTCAGCGTCTGGTCGTCGTGCTGAAGCGCGACGCCGTCGCCAAGGTCGTGCTGAACAACCTCTACAAGCACACCGACCTGCAGACGAACTTCGGCGCGAACATGCTGGCACTGGTCGACGGGGTGCCGCGCACGCTGTCGATCGACGCCTTCATCCGGCACTGGGTGACGCACCAGATCGAGGTCATCGTCCGGCGTACGCGGTTCCGGCTGCGCAAGGCCGAGGAGCGGGCGCACATCCTGCGCGGCCTGCTCAAGGCGCTGGACGCGATCGACGAGGTCATCGCCCTCATCCGTCGCAGCAACACGGTGGAGATCGCGCGTGAGGGCCTGATGGGCCTCCTGGAGATCGACGAGATCCAGGCCAATGCCATCCTGGAGATGCAGCTGCGCCGGCTGGCCGCGCTGGAGCACCAGAAGATCACCGCGGAGCACGACGAACTCCAGGCGAAGATCAACGAGTACAACGCGATCCTGGCCTCGCCGGAGCGGCAGCGGACGATCGTGAGCGAGGAACTCGCGGCGATCGTCGACAAGTTCGGCGACGACCGGCGTTCCAAGCTGGTGCCGTTCGACGGCGACATGTCCATCGAGGACCTGATCGCCGAGGAGGACATCGTCGTCACGATCTCCCGCGGCGGCTATGTGAAGCGCACGAAGACGGACGACTACCGCTCGCAGAAGCGCGGCGGCAAGGGCGTGCGCGGTACGAAGCTGCGGGAAGACGACATCGTCGACCACTTCTTCGTGTCCACGACCCACCACTGGCTGCTGTTCTTCACGAACAAGGGCCGGGTCTACCGGGCCAAGGCGTACGAACTGCCGGACGCCGGCCGTGACGCGCGTGGCCAGCACGTGGCGAACCTGCTGGCCTTCCAGCCGGACGAGCAGATCGCGCAGATCCTGGCGATCCGCGACTACGAGGCCGCGCCCTATCTGATCCTGGCCACGAAGGGCGGTCTGGTGAAGAAGACCGCGCTGAAGGACTACGACTCCCCGCGCTCGGGCGGTGTCATCGCGATCAACCTGCGGGAGACGCAGGACGGCAGCGACGACGAGCTGATCGGTGCCGAACTGGTGTCGGCCGACGACGACCTGCTGCTCATCAGCAGGAAGGCGCAGTCGATCAGGTTCACCGCGACGGACGACTCGCTGCGTCCGATGGGACGCGCCACCTCGGGTGTGAAGGGCATGAGCTTCCGCGAGGGAGACGAACTGCTCTCGATGAATGTTGTACGGCCCGGTACGTTCGTGTTCACTGCCACCGACGGCGGATACGCGAAGCGCACCGCCGTCGACGAGTACCGCGTCCAGGGTCGTGGCGGTCTGGGTATCAAGGCCGCGAAGATCGTGGAGGACCGGGGATCACTCGTCGGTGCGCTGGTGGTGGAGGAAACGGACGAGATCCTCGCCATCACGCTCGGCGGTGGTGTGATTCGCACGCGAGTCAATGAAGTCAGGGAGACGGGCCGTGACACCATGGGCGTCCAACTGATCAATCTGGGCAAGCGCGATGCCGTCGTCGGTATCGCGCGCAACGCCGAGGCCGGTCGCGAGGCCGAAGAGGTCGACGGGACCGATGAAGCCGAAGGCGCCACGGTCGAGGCCCATGCCGAGAACGTGGTCGAGGGCACAGTCGAGGGCACGGAGCCTTCGGCCGGGGAGCACGAGGAGTAG
- a CDS encoding DUF3566 domain-containing protein — translation MTDTRGPQPQYEGYATGPLPGEREPAAGQAGPYHPPQAYPSPAGGTQGGGTQGGAQGVGGVQATRLPRTGARTTPRTRKARLRVAKADPWSVMKVSFLLSIALGICTVVAAAVLWMVMDAMGVFSTVGGTISEATGSNESNGFDLQSFLSLPRVLIFTSVIAVIDVVLATALATLGAFIYNLSAGFVGGVELTLAEDE, via the coding sequence GTGACGGACACTCGGGGACCTCAGCCCCAGTACGAGGGCTACGCGACCGGGCCGTTGCCCGGCGAGCGGGAGCCCGCAGCGGGCCAGGCGGGGCCCTACCACCCGCCGCAGGCGTATCCGTCCCCCGCGGGCGGTACGCAGGGTGGCGGCACACAGGGCGGAGCACAGGGCGTGGGCGGCGTACAGGCGACCCGGTTGCCCCGGACAGGGGCGCGGACCACTCCGCGTACGCGCAAGGCGCGTCTGCGGGTGGCGAAGGCCGACCCGTGGTCGGTGATGAAGGTCAGCTTCCTGCTGTCCATCGCGCTCGGCATCTGCACGGTGGTCGCGGCCGCCGTCCTGTGGATGGTGATGGACGCGATGGGCGTCTTCTCCACCGTGGGCGGCACGATCAGCGAGGCCACCGGCTCGAACGAGAGCAACGGCTTCGATCTGCAGTCGTTCCTGTCGCTGCCGCGGGTGCTGATCTTCACGTCGGTCATCGCGGTGATCGACGTGGTGCTGGCCACCGCGCTGGCGACTCTGGGCGCCTTCATCTACAACCTGTCGGCGGGCTTCGTGGGCGGCGTCGAGCTCACGCTGGCCGAGGACGAGTAG
- a CDS encoding WGxxGxxG family protein, with amino-acid sequence MTVGAVLTAALLAGPAAVTAEAQPPGVAQAATVQTSQSQAQDDDKKDDDNGGWGIWGLAGLLGLLGLVPRRRKTPDTGTHRGGGAGSRPTDRP; translated from the coding sequence ATGACTGTCGGTGCCGTCCTGACCGCGGCTCTTCTTGCGGGGCCCGCTGCCGTCACCGCAGAAGCGCAGCCGCCGGGAGTGGCTCAAGCAGCTACCGTGCAGACCTCCCAGAGCCAAGCGCAAGATGACGACAAGAAGGACGATGACAACGGGGGATGGGGGATCTGGGGCCTCGCCGGCCTTCTGGGTCTGCTCGGTCTCGTTCCCCGTCGGCGGAAGACACCCGACACGGGGACCCACCGCGGCGGAGGAGCCGGCTCGCGCCCCACTGATCGTCCCTGA
- a CDS encoding DUF6344 domain-containing protein, which produces MSAFKVKSIWTAFITAFFAILASLGLATAQAQATTAEPAATTHEHTGAGAATATTPSVRWTLPRDRALPPTMKQRIRAEAHGSSPATRQLSVDATDTAHMTNATRSTHGGTPAGDSSPLPP; this is translated from the coding sequence ATGAGCGCCTTCAAGGTCAAGAGCATCTGGACCGCCTTCATCACCGCATTCTTCGCGATTCTCGCGTCGCTGGGCCTCGCCACCGCCCAGGCCCAGGCCACGACCGCGGAGCCGGCGGCCACGACCCACGAACACACGGGTGCGGGCGCCGCAACCGCGACGACACCGTCGGTGCGCTGGACCCTTCCGCGTGACCGGGCGCTGCCGCCCACGATGAAGCAGCGGATCCGGGCCGAGGCCCACGGTTCCTCGCCGGCCACCCGCCAGCTGTCCGTGGACGCCACGGACACGGCACACATGACGAACGCCACCCGGTCCACGCACGGCGGCACCCCCGCCGGGGACTCCTCCCCGCTCCCGCCGTGA
- a CDS encoding DLW-39 family protein has protein sequence MKKLLLVALAAIGGLLVYRQIQADRAEQDLWTEATDSVPAGSGV, from the coding sequence GTGAAGAAGCTTCTCCTGGTCGCACTGGCTGCCATCGGCGGGCTCCTCGTGTACCGCCAGATCCAGGCGGATCGCGCCGAGCAGGATCTGTGGACGGAGGCGACCGACTCCGTGCCCGCAGGTTCGGGTGTGTGA
- a CDS encoding serine/threonine-protein kinase, whose product MGEVFAGRYELIDPIGRGGVGAVWRAWDHRRRRYVAAKVLQQSDAHTLLRFVREQALRIEHPHVLAPASWAADDDKVLFTMDLVSGGSLAHVIGDYGPLPPRFVCLLLDQLLSGLSTVHAEGVVHRDIKPANILMEATGTGRPHLRLSDFGISMRKGEPRLTETNYVVGTPGYFAPEQMMGAEPDFPADLFAVGLVALYLLQGQKPDAQALIEYFATHGTPGAPQGVPEPLWQVVAGLLQPDPQARFRTATGARKALAAAVEMLPEPGPDEEPVEVFDQIGPLPPGFGPDGPLKAPQAAPGTADAASAPRPPDRLGSADQHPPAPQPSSMSETGSFHLAPPPQQSVPLPPAGPYAPPAPPRQPASPLHADASALAQAPTAAVPYGAAPTRAYTAQSPQHPQHSQAHHPGATVTPPVPAPRTSSAARPGPPPKVAIPVLFVALVCFAVGIWALTQT is encoded by the coding sequence ATGGGTGAGGTTTTCGCCGGTCGGTACGAGCTGATCGATCCGATCGGACGCGGTGGGGTGGGCGCCGTATGGCGCGCCTGGGACCACCGTCGCCGCAGGTACGTGGCCGCCAAGGTCCTGCAGCAGAGCGACGCGCACACGCTGCTGCGCTTCGTCCGTGAGCAGGCGCTGCGGATCGAGCACCCTCACGTCCTGGCTCCCGCCAGCTGGGCGGCGGACGACGACAAGGTCCTGTTCACGATGGACCTGGTCAGTGGTGGTTCGCTGGCTCATGTCATCGGTGACTACGGTCCGCTGCCCCCGCGTTTCGTCTGCCTGCTGCTCGACCAGTTGCTGTCCGGGTTGTCGACGGTGCACGCGGAAGGGGTCGTGCACCGCGACATCAAGCCGGCCAACATCCTGATGGAGGCCACCGGTACGGGCAGGCCGCATCTGCGCCTCTCCGACTTCGGTATCTCGATGCGCAAGGGCGAGCCGCGCCTGACAGAGACCAACTACGTGGTCGGCACGCCTGGTTACTTCGCGCCCGAGCAGATGATGGGAGCGGAGCCCGACTTCCCCGCGGACCTGTTCGCCGTCGGCCTGGTGGCGCTCTACCTGCTGCAGGGACAGAAGCCCGACGCCCAGGCGCTCATCGAGTACTTCGCCACCCACGGCACCCCGGGTGCGCCCCAGGGCGTGCCGGAGCCGCTGTGGCAGGTCGTCGCGGGACTGCTGCAGCCCGACCCGCAGGCCCGCTTCCGTACGGCCACGGGCGCGCGCAAGGCTCTCGCGGCCGCCGTCGAGATGCTGCCGGAGCCCGGCCCGGACGAAGAACCGGTCGAGGTCTTCGACCAGATCGGCCCCCTGCCCCCCGGCTTCGGCCCCGACGGGCCCCTGAAAGCCCCTCAGGCGGCCCCGGGAACCGCTGACGCGGCCTCGGCACCTCGGCCACCGGACCGGCTCGGCAGCGCGGACCAGCACCCGCCCGCACCTCAACCCTCCTCGATGTCGGAGACGGGCAGCTTCCATCTGGCGCCTCCCCCGCAGCAGTCCGTGCCACTCCCCCCGGCCGGGCCGTACGCACCGCCCGCCCCGCCGCGGCAACCGGCCTCACCGTTGCACGCCGACGCCTCGGCCCTCGCCCAGGCGCCCACGGCAGCCGTGCCGTACGGGGCTGCGCCCACCCGCGCCTACACCGCCCAGAGCCCACAGCACCCACAGCACTCACAGGCGCACCACCCGGGGGCAACCGTCACACCGCCCGTGCCCGCGCCCCGCACATCCTCCGCGGCGCGTCCGGGACCGCCCCCGAAGGTGGCGATCCCGGTGCTGTTCGTGGCTCTGGTCTGCTTCGCCGTGGGCATCTGGGCACTCACCCAGACCTGA
- a CDS encoding DNA-binding protein produces MDAAQQEATARARELQRSWYGEPLGALFRRLIDDLGLNQARLAAVLGLSAPMLSQLMSGQRAKIGNPAVVQRVQALQELAGQVADGSISAGEATDRMEEIKKSQGGSVLTGTGQTTSTGGAPTVRRVVREIQSLLRSVAAAGDIIDAADSLAPAHPELAEFLRVYGAGRTADAVAHYEGHQS; encoded by the coding sequence ATGGACGCAGCGCAGCAAGAGGCAACGGCTAGAGCCCGGGAGCTCCAGCGCAGCTGGTACGGGGAGCCGTTGGGGGCGCTGTTCCGCAGGCTGATCGACGACCTCGGACTGAATCAGGCACGCCTCGCCGCGGTGCTCGGGCTGTCCGCACCCATGTTGTCCCAGCTGATGAGCGGCCAGCGGGCCAAGATCGGCAACCCTGCGGTCGTCCAGCGGGTCCAGGCGCTCCAGGAACTCGCCGGACAAGTGGCGGACGGCAGCATAAGCGCGGGCGAGGCGACCGACCGGATGGAAGAGATCAAGAAGTCGCAGGGCGGTTCCGTTCTGACCGGCACCGGCCAGACCACGAGCACCGGAGGAGCCCCCACCGTGCGGCGCGTCGTCCGGGAGATCCAGTCACTGCTGCGGTCGGTCGCCGCGGCCGGCGACATCATCGATGCGGCGGACTCCCTCGCCCCGGCCCACCCCGAGCTGGCAGAGTTCCTCAGGGTGTACGGAGCGGGACGTACGGCTGACGCGGTCGCGCACTACGAGGGCCACCAGAGCTAG
- a CDS encoding TetR/AcrR family transcriptional regulator, whose translation MTDSEKRRGRGTDKRRRLTAAAAKVLHEQGVERTTLADIAGEAGVPVGNVYYYFKTKDDLVKAALTEHTAHLAELTGRLDELADPRDRLKALVEGWIEQRETAARHGCPTGTLAVELDKRADDVLDLQVGGVIRKLLDWAEGQFRELGLPDPGGLAVTLVAAYQGMSLLTNALRDPEIMTQQGDRIIRWLDSLTAESTPAPDRSAP comes from the coding sequence GTGACTGACTCAGAGAAACGTCGCGGACGGGGCACCGACAAGCGGCGCCGTCTGACGGCGGCGGCAGCGAAGGTCCTGCACGAACAGGGCGTCGAACGCACGACCCTGGCCGACATCGCGGGCGAGGCCGGGGTACCCGTAGGAAACGTCTACTACTACTTCAAGACCAAGGACGACCTGGTCAAGGCCGCCCTGACCGAACACACCGCTCACCTCGCGGAGCTCACCGGCCGGCTGGACGAACTGGCAGACCCGCGCGACCGCCTGAAGGCCCTGGTCGAGGGCTGGATCGAACAGCGCGAGACCGCCGCCCGCCACGGATGCCCGACCGGCACCCTGGCCGTCGAACTCGACAAGCGGGCCGACGACGTCCTCGACCTGCAAGTCGGCGGCGTGATCCGGAAGTTGCTGGACTGGGCCGAAGGCCAGTTCCGGGAGCTGGGCCTGCCCGACCCCGGGGGCCTGGCCGTCACGCTCGTCGCCGCGTATCAGGGCATGTCACTCCTGACCAACGCCTTGCGAGACCCGGAGATCATGACCCAGCAGGGCGATCGCATCATCCGCTGGCTGGACTCCCTGACCGCCGAGAGCACGCCTGCCCCGGATCGGTCCGCGCCCTGA
- a CDS encoding NAD(P)H-binding protein: MIVVTGATGNVGRTLVRLLAEAGEPVTAVARRITGTDVPAGVRATPADLAVPESLRPALTGADALFLLVAGEDPDGVLAAAREAGVRRVVLLSSQGAGTRPQAYRHPAGFEAAVAGSGLEWTILRSGGMASNTLAWAEPIRRHRTAAAPFGDVALPYVDPDDVAAVASVVLRSDGHKGATYVLTGPEPVTPRQRAAAIADALGEHVRFVEQTRDEAHAQMSQFMPPAVADGTLSILGAPTPEEQHAGPDVPHLLGRPAAAFAQWARRNVAAFR, translated from the coding sequence ATGATCGTTGTGACGGGTGCGACCGGTAACGTCGGACGGACGCTGGTACGGCTGCTGGCCGAGGCCGGCGAGCCGGTGACGGCGGTGGCGCGGCGGATCACCGGGACCGACGTCCCGGCCGGAGTGCGGGCCACGCCCGCGGACCTGGCCGTCCCTGAGAGTCTGCGCCCCGCCCTGACCGGCGCGGACGCACTGTTCCTGCTGGTGGCGGGTGAGGATCCGGACGGCGTCCTGGCCGCGGCGCGTGAGGCCGGCGTACGCAGGGTGGTCCTCCTCTCCTCCCAGGGCGCGGGGACGCGTCCGCAGGCCTACCGGCACCCGGCCGGGTTCGAGGCCGCCGTCGCCGGCAGCGGACTGGAGTGGACGATCCTGCGGTCGGGCGGGATGGCGTCCAACACGTTGGCCTGGGCCGAGCCGATCCGCCGGCACCGGACCGCGGCCGCCCCCTTCGGTGATGTCGCACTGCCCTATGTGGACCCCGACGACGTGGCGGCCGTGGCCTCCGTCGTCCTGCGGTCGGACGGTCACAAGGGCGCGACGTACGTCCTGACCGGTCCCGAGCCCGTCACTCCGCGGCAGCGGGCGGCAGCGATCGCCGACGCACTCGGCGAGCACGTCCGCTTCGTCGAGCAGACCCGTGACGAGGCGCACGCCCAGATGTCACAGTTCATGCCGCCGGCCGTGGCCGACGGCACGCTGTCCATCCTCGGCGCCCCCACCCCCGAGGAGCAGCACGCCGGTCCGGACGTCCCGCACCTCCTCGGCCGTCCCGCCGCCGCGTTCGCGCAATGGGCGCGACGCAACGTCGCCGCCTTCCGCTGA
- a CDS encoding serine hydrolase, whose product MSGTRRGGGVERAIRRMFDDAGVRGWLHVADLDRPSARVTIDPGDRLPMSSVYKVPLMVAFCRLADAGLIDPSRRLTLEPDERVPGPTGISILHDPVTLSLRDMVVLMMSISDNTAADAVLRTVGPDVVDAMCRDLGMPDTRIHGGVVRTFDRLVAETGARSLDAALARVADNDVVVPPGVYDPASKASTTPADMARLLRAIWTGEAASADRCAFMREVMRRQPWTHRLGSGFPYDDVTVYGKTGTFGSLRHEAGVVELADGSTYTAVVFTQAARSDAKLPRADAVIGAAARAAVEELRGSQGT is encoded by the coding sequence GTGAGCGGAACGCGGCGCGGCGGCGGTGTGGAGCGCGCCATCCGCCGCATGTTCGACGACGCGGGCGTACGCGGCTGGCTGCACGTGGCGGATCTGGATCGTCCGTCCGCGCGGGTGACCATCGATCCCGGCGACCGGCTGCCCATGAGCTCGGTCTACAAGGTGCCCCTGATGGTCGCCTTCTGCCGGCTCGCGGACGCCGGACTCATCGACCCGTCACGCAGGTTGACGCTCGAACCCGACGAGCGGGTGCCCGGTCCGACCGGCATCTCCATCCTTCATGACCCCGTCACCCTGTCGCTGCGCGACATGGTCGTCCTGATGATGAGCATCTCGGACAACACCGCGGCCGACGCCGTCCTCCGGACGGTCGGCCCGGACGTGGTGGACGCCATGTGCCGCGACCTTGGCATGCCCGACACCCGTATCCACGGCGGCGTCGTCAGGACGTTCGACCGGCTGGTCGCCGAGACGGGCGCCCGGTCGCTGGACGCGGCGCTGGCCCGCGTTGCGGACAACGACGTCGTCGTGCCCCCGGGCGTCTACGACCCGGCATCCAAGGCGTCCACGACTCCGGCCGACATGGCACGGCTCCTGCGGGCGATCTGGACCGGAGAGGCCGCCTCCGCGGACCGGTGCGCGTTCATGCGCGAGGTCATGCGCCGGCAGCCGTGGACGCACCGGCTCGGATCCGGATTCCCCTACGACGACGTCACCGTCTACGGCAAGACCGGTACCTTCGGCTCGCTGCGTCACGAAGCGGGCGTCGTCGAACTCGCCGACGGCAGCACCTACACCGCCGTCGTCTTCACCCAGGCGGCCCGCTCCGACGCCAAACTGCCGCGCGCCGACGCCGTGATCGGCGCCGCGGCGCGGGCCGCCGTGGAGGAGCTGCGGGGCAGCCAGGGCACCTGA